One segment of Streptosporangium brasiliense DNA contains the following:
- a CDS encoding NAD(P)-dependent oxidoreductase, with product MSPLSASQSPVTVVGLGLMGHALATAFLMNGHPTTVWNRSAAKADDLVANGATLADSIKSAVEASPLVVVCVSDYDAVHELLDPVGPSLAGRTLVNLTTASSTQARETAGWAAKIDSAYLDGAILALPQAVGTADATLLYSGSKVAFEEHQATLQALSETGTVYLDEDHGLSALYDMSVLSIMWGVLNGFLQGAALLGAANVKATTFATLANTAINVTADYVSAYAQQIDEGRYPATDATVAVHMGGMEHLVQEAEALGVNTELPNLFLELARRAATDGHADDSYAAMIRQFRKPSV from the coding sequence ATGTCCCCCCTTTCCGCCTCGCAATCGCCGGTCACCGTTGTCGGCCTGGGACTGATGGGCCATGCGCTGGCCACGGCCTTCCTGATGAACGGTCACCCGACCACCGTCTGGAACCGATCGGCAGCCAAGGCTGACGATCTCGTCGCCAACGGTGCCACCCTGGCCGACTCGATCAAGAGCGCGGTCGAGGCAAGCCCACTCGTCGTTGTCTGTGTCTCGGACTACGACGCCGTGCATGAGTTGCTGGACCCGGTCGGCCCCTCGCTGGCCGGCCGTACCCTCGTCAACCTGACCACGGCCAGTTCCACCCAGGCTCGCGAGACCGCCGGATGGGCGGCCAAGATCGACAGCGCTTACCTCGACGGGGCGATCCTTGCCCTTCCCCAGGCCGTCGGCACCGCCGATGCCACGCTGTTGTACTCCGGCTCGAAGGTCGCCTTCGAGGAGCACCAGGCCACCCTGCAGGCACTCAGCGAGACCGGAACCGTTTACCTCGACGAGGACCACGGCCTGTCTGCCCTGTACGACATGTCCGTCCTGAGCATCATGTGGGGTGTCCTGAACGGCTTCCTGCAGGGGGCCGCACTGCTGGGCGCCGCGAACGTCAAGGCGACGACTTTCGCGACCCTGGCCAACACCGCGATCAACGTGACGGCCGACTACGTTTCCGCATACGCGCAGCAGATCGACGAGGGCAGGTATCCGGCCACCGACGCCACCGTTGCCGTTCACATGGGCGGGATGGAGCACCTGGTCCAGGAGGCCGAGGCGCTCGGCGTCAACACCGAGTTGCCGAATCTCTTCCTGGAACTGGCCAGGCGTGCGGCCACCGACGGCCACGCCGACGACAGTTACGCAGCGATGATCAGGCAGTTCCGCAAGCCCTCGGTCTGA
- a CDS encoding tyrosine-type recombinase/integrase, with product MPSLSPALRPDPVPAGLDSAPSAADLDLSPAARAAIEAGVPAATRRAYASDWSAFTAWCAETGRTPLPATPATVTEYVTHLTTTPSARTGRPLAPASIERALAAIRTMHNAADAPAPQTKAARKVLGGYRQRLALSHDPAARPRRADPAVPEALRAMLAVCDRATLAGKRDAALLLLGYACAARVSELAALDLADVGETADGLLVTIYRRKIKAHTETAVPYGRIPATCPVRAVRDLLAALADAGRTSGPLLVRIDRHGHIAAPMMRHGRTIGDPDGRLTPGAAADVVTRIAAAAGLEGRWTGHSLRRGFATAARRAGATLERIGRHGGWADGSRALLGYLEEGDRWTDNPVTGL from the coding sequence ATGCCGTCCCTCTCCCCCGCCCTGCGCCCCGACCCGGTGCCCGCCGGCCTCGACAGCGCACCGTCGGCCGCCGACCTTGACCTCAGCCCGGCCGCTCGCGCCGCGATCGAGGCCGGCGTCCCGGCCGCCACCCGGCGCGCCTACGCCAGCGACTGGAGCGCCTTCACCGCCTGGTGCGCCGAGACGGGCCGGACCCCACTGCCCGCCACCCCGGCCACCGTCACCGAGTACGTCACCCACCTGACGACCACCCCCTCGGCGCGCACCGGCCGCCCGCTGGCCCCCGCCAGCATCGAACGGGCCCTGGCCGCGATCCGCACCATGCACAACGCCGCCGACGCCCCGGCCCCGCAGACCAAGGCCGCCCGCAAGGTCCTGGGCGGCTACCGCCAGCGTCTGGCCCTCAGCCACGACCCGGCCGCCCGGCCGCGCCGGGCCGACCCGGCGGTGCCCGAGGCGTTGCGCGCCATGCTGGCCGTCTGCGACCGCGCCACGCTGGCCGGCAAGCGCGACGCCGCGCTGCTGCTGCTCGGCTACGCCTGCGCCGCCCGCGTCAGCGAGCTGGCCGCCCTGGACCTCGCCGACGTCGGCGAGACCGCCGACGGGCTGCTGGTGACCATCTACCGGCGCAAGATCAAGGCACACACCGAGACCGCCGTCCCCTATGGCCGCATTCCCGCCACCTGCCCGGTGCGCGCGGTCCGCGACCTGCTCGCCGCCCTGGCCGACGCCGGGCGCACCTCCGGGCCGCTGCTGGTGCGCATCGACCGCCACGGCCACATCGCGGCGCCGATGATGCGTCATGGCCGCACGATCGGCGACCCGGACGGCCGCCTCACCCCGGGCGCGGCCGCCGACGTCGTCACCCGCATCGCCGCGGCCGCCGGGCTGGAGGGCCGCTGGACCGGTCACAGCCTGCGCCGCGGATTCGCCACCGCCGCCCGCCGGGCCGGCGCCACCCTGGAGCGGATCGGCCGCCACGGCGGATGGGCCGATGGATCACGCGCCCTGCTCGGCTACCTCGAAGAAGGCGACCGCTGGACCGACAACCCGGTGACGGGGCTGTAG
- a CDS encoding TetR/AcrR family transcriptional regulator: MSDHTTSRRDRLRAQTSAEIKAIAMKLMADGGPDAISLRAIAREMGMTAGAIYSYFATRDDLITTLIGDVYTSAVDAAEAARDAVPETDPGGRILAWAQAMREWALANPEGFRLIYGDSVPGYRPPDDGPGKQAEVRACNGLIGLVAAAWPAVQARRSEDRAYSWADFDPDLVAHVRKDFPDLPPAGIAMTLRVWGRMHGLVALEIYGHLRTAIQDPAVVYRDEMHDLIASLGPIP; encoded by the coding sequence GTGAGCGACCACACGACGAGCCGCCGCGACCGGCTACGCGCCCAGACCAGCGCCGAGATCAAGGCGATCGCCATGAAGCTCATGGCGGACGGCGGCCCGGACGCAATCTCGCTACGCGCGATCGCCCGCGAGATGGGCATGACGGCCGGCGCGATCTACAGCTACTTCGCCACCCGCGACGACCTCATCACGACGCTCATCGGCGACGTCTACACCTCGGCGGTCGACGCCGCCGAGGCCGCCCGCGACGCGGTGCCGGAGACCGATCCGGGCGGCCGGATCCTGGCCTGGGCCCAAGCCATGCGCGAGTGGGCGTTGGCCAACCCCGAAGGCTTCCGGCTGATCTACGGCGACTCCGTGCCCGGCTACCGTCCGCCCGACGACGGCCCCGGCAAGCAGGCCGAGGTGCGCGCCTGCAACGGACTGATCGGCCTCGTCGCCGCAGCCTGGCCGGCGGTCCAGGCGCGCCGGTCCGAGGACCGCGCCTACAGCTGGGCCGACTTCGACCCGGACCTGGTGGCCCATGTCCGGAAGGACTTTCCGGACCTGCCACCGGCAGGCATCGCGATGACGCTGAGGGTGTGGGGCCGCATGCACGGGCTCGTGGCCCTGGAGATCTACGGCCACCTGCGCACCGCCATCCAGGACCCGGCCGTTGTCTACCGCGACGAGATGCACGACCTCATCGCCTCCCTCGGCCCCATACCGTGA
- a CDS encoding DUF6292 family protein, with amino-acid sequence MHPVGAVAAEPGGLDGVFGGGAGAVYIGAVAQALTAAGLPPLSGWCTPDENTGFLAWNAGHTAPAHWPQGLALCWHHEHGWSWADQEAEIPRGRLSELAIDAAPADVARVAARLLAAQRTQVTVS; translated from the coding sequence TTGCATCCGGTAGGGGCCGTCGCCGCCGAGCCGGGCGGCCTCGATGGCGTGTTCGGCGGCGGTGCCGGTGCCGTCTACATCGGCGCCGTGGCCCAGGCCCTCACCGCCGCCGGACTTCCCCCGCTGTCGGGCTGGTGCACCCCCGACGAGAACACCGGCTTCCTGGCCTGGAACGCCGGCCACACCGCGCCCGCCCACTGGCCGCAAGGACTGGCCCTGTGCTGGCACCACGAGCACGGGTGGAGCTGGGCCGACCAGGAGGCCGAGATCCCCCGGGGCCGCCTGAGCGAGCTGGCCATCGACGCCGCCCCGGCCGACGTCGCTCGGGTGGCCGCCCGGCTGCTGGCCGCCCAGCGCACCCAGGTCACGGTCAGCTGA
- a CDS encoding IS630 family transposase, translating into MPSSPYVICLGDAERAELESLSRRGSAPFRLVLRSQIVLLAAAGTANRMIAERLGICQDTARKWRRRYCEQGIEGLADAPRPGRPRVFSARIVAGVKALACEMPTSSGTPLARWTCPELARHTAASGIAPAPSASTVRRWLADDALKPWQHRSWIFPRDPHFALKASRVLDLYQREWEGEPLGEDEYVLSADEKPGVQARMRIHLPLPPGPGRAMRIESEYHRFGTLAYLAAYDVHHARVMGRCEPTTGIRPFTALVDQVMQSEPYASARRVFWVVDNGSSHRNWAAAARLSDAYPNAQMVHLPVHASWLNQIEVYFSVIQRKLLSPDDFEDLDELAAQILAFENHYNAAARPFDWKFTRTDLNRLLARIRQHDRHAPHPLAG; encoded by the coding sequence ATGCCCTCCAGTCCCTATGTCATATGCCTTGGCGACGCTGAGCGCGCTGAGCTGGAGTCCCTGTCCCGGCGCGGCTCAGCGCCGTTTCGCCTGGTGCTGCGATCACAGATTGTGCTGCTCGCCGCGGCGGGCACAGCGAACCGGATGATCGCGGAGCGACTGGGCATCTGCCAGGACACGGCCCGCAAATGGCGGCGTCGGTACTGTGAACAGGGCATCGAGGGGCTGGCCGACGCGCCGCGCCCCGGCAGGCCGCGCGTGTTCTCCGCCCGCATCGTGGCCGGGGTCAAGGCCCTCGCGTGCGAGATGCCCACCTCGAGCGGAACTCCCCTGGCCCGATGGACCTGCCCCGAGCTGGCCCGCCATACGGCAGCCAGCGGCATCGCTCCCGCGCCCTCGGCGTCCACCGTGCGCCGCTGGCTCGCCGACGACGCCCTGAAGCCCTGGCAGCACCGGTCGTGGATCTTTCCTCGTGACCCGCACTTCGCCCTCAAGGCATCCCGCGTCCTGGACCTCTACCAGCGGGAATGGGAAGGGGAGCCGCTCGGTGAGGACGAGTACGTGCTCAGCGCCGACGAGAAGCCCGGCGTCCAGGCCCGCATGCGCATCCACCTCCCGCTCCCACCGGGGCCGGGGCGGGCGATGCGGATCGAGAGCGAGTACCACCGCTTCGGCACCCTCGCCTACCTGGCCGCCTACGACGTCCATCATGCCCGGGTCATGGGTCGGTGCGAGCCAACCACTGGCATCAGGCCGTTCACCGCGCTCGTGGACCAGGTGATGCAGAGCGAGCCATACGCTTCGGCCAGGCGGGTCTTTTGGGTCGTGGACAACGGCTCCTCGCACCGGAACTGGGCGGCGGCAGCCCGGCTCAGCGACGCCTACCCGAACGCCCAGATGGTCCATCTGCCCGTCCACGCCTCCTGGCTCAACCAGATCGAGGTCTACTTCTCCGTCATCCAGCGCAAGCTCCTCAGCCCCGACGACTTTGAGGACCTCGATGAGCTCGCCGCCCAAATCCTCGCCTTCGAGAACCACTACAACGCCGCAGCCAGGCCCTTCGACTGGAAGTTCACCCGCACCGACCTCAACCGCCTCCTGGCACGCATCAGACAGCACGACCGGCATGCACCGCACCCGCTGGCCGGATGA
- a CDS encoding DUF6245 family protein has product MGHGADVDGTGTAAEHAIEAARLGGDGPYRMQLANALLGAVQIEAMLTESAATGTEDLAAAHHQQLATAGVADDPEKLVAFLRWQALRVAGPLRLVAQDASTGPIPLAAAHTAEGLQKLLGVIGAGQVPDVETVKAHVVEIEAARQCLLDAIGNVDILLQMLNGLSAMFGDD; this is encoded by the coding sequence CTGGGCCACGGCGCCGATGTAGACGGCACCGGCACCGCCGCCGAACACGCCATCGAGGCCGCCCGGCTCGGCGGCGACGGCCCCTACCGGATGCAACTGGCCAACGCGCTGCTCGGCGCCGTGCAAATCGAGGCGATGCTCACCGAGAGCGCCGCGACCGGCACCGAGGACCTGGCCGCCGCGCACCATCAGCAGCTGGCGACCGCGGGCGTGGCCGACGATCCGGAGAAGCTGGTGGCCTTCCTGCGCTGGCAGGCGCTGCGGGTGGCCGGCCCCCTGCGACTGGTCGCCCAGGATGCGTCGACCGGGCCGATCCCGCTGGCGGCCGCGCACACCGCCGAGGGCCTGCAGAAGCTCCTGGGCGTCATCGGCGCCGGCCAGGTGCCCGACGTGGAGACGGTCAAAGCCCACGTCGTCGAGATCGAGGCGGCCCGCCAATGCCTCCTCGACGCGATCGGCAACGTCGACATCCTGCTGCAGATGCTGAACGGGCTGTCGGCCATGTTCGGTGACGACTGA
- a CDS encoding WD40 repeat domain-containing protein, whose protein sequence is MSITGALTRILTGHDDRVVLSVAVTPDSRQVISSDDSATVRVWDLETGRQRAVLTGHDGGVPAVAVTPDGRHVISAGEHHTPCVSNLRARQVQARLTGHEGSVFAVAVTPDGRHVISGGVDRTIRVWSGVGSADHRR, encoded by the coding sequence ATGTCCATCACAGGAGCTTTGACCCGCATACTCACCGGTCACGATGATCGAGTGGTGTTGTCGGTGGCGGTGACACCCGACAGCCGCCAGGTGATCAGCTCTGACGACAGTGCGACGGTACGTGTGTGGGACCTGGAGACCGGGCGGCAGCGGGCCGTACTGACCGGCCACGACGGCGGGGTACCGGCGGTGGCGGTGACACCCGACGGCCGCCACGTGATCAGCGCCGGCGAACACCACACGCCATGCGTGTCGAACCTGAGGGCCAGGCAAGTACAGGCGCGGCTGACCGGCCACGAGGGCTCTGTGTTCGCGGTGGCGGTGACGCCCGATGGCCGTCATGTGATCAGCGGCGGCGTCGACAGAACGATCCGCGTGTGGAGCGGGGTAGGATCTGCAGATCATCGACGTTGA
- a CDS encoding nuclear transport factor 2 family protein, translating into MSTTDVILAYLDIWNERDAAARVTLMKSVLTEDSLYTDPANAGLRGHAELSEAIGRAREKLGDLRFTLDTVVGAHHDRALFSWKLGTVATGYDVVEFAGGRIRSIVGFFV; encoded by the coding sequence GTGAGCACCACCGATGTGATCCTCGCCTACCTCGACATCTGGAACGAGCGAGACGCCGCCGCCCGGGTGACACTGATGAAGTCCGTCCTCACCGAGGACTCGCTCTACACCGACCCCGCCAACGCGGGCCTGCGTGGGCACGCCGAACTGTCCGAGGCGATCGGCCGCGCCCGGGAGAAGCTCGGCGACCTGAGGTTCACCCTCGACACCGTGGTCGGCGCCCACCACGACCGCGCGCTGTTCAGCTGGAAACTCGGCACGGTCGCCACCGGCTACGACGTCGTCGAGTTCGCCGGGGGCCGCATCCGCAGCATCGTCGGGTTCTTCGTATAA
- a CDS encoding VOC family protein: protein MASIRQIQVTFDCADPERVARFWCEVLGYVVPPPPKGFATWDDFDRALPPERQGSAFACVDPSGVGPRLFFQRVPEGKVVKNRLHLDVRVGTGLVGEERLAALEAECARLIALGAVRVRLLPADDDDESCLVMQDIEGNEFCLD from the coding sequence ATGGCATCGATCAGGCAGATCCAAGTCACCTTCGACTGCGCGGACCCCGAGCGCGTCGCTCGTTTCTGGTGCGAGGTGTTGGGGTACGTCGTGCCGCCGCCACCGAAGGGGTTTGCCACTTGGGACGATTTCGATCGCGCACTGCCGCCTGAGCGTCAGGGGTCGGCGTTCGCGTGCGTCGATCCCTCAGGTGTGGGCCCGCGACTGTTCTTCCAGCGCGTTCCCGAAGGCAAGGTCGTCAAGAATCGGCTCCACCTTGACGTGCGGGTCGGCACCGGGCTCGTGGGGGAAGAGCGCCTGGCCGCGCTTGAGGCCGAATGCGCACGACTGATCGCGCTCGGCGCGGTACGCGTGCGACTACTGCCTGCCGACGACGACGACGAGTCGTGCCTCGTGATGCAGGACATCGAGGGCAACGAGTTCTGTCTCGACTGA
- a CDS encoding VOC family protein: MTERWPFIHHVTFIAADLEASTRFFTAALKPLGVVGQAADGGAEFWEEELDTPSFGLYPAGDATVTRGAHIAFTARDRAAVDAFHAAALAAGGKSRHEPRHWPEYGAYCAFVDDPDGNNIEAVYKEQA, from the coding sequence ATGACAGAACGATGGCCCTTCATCCACCACGTGACCTTCATCGCCGCGGACCTCGAGGCGAGCACGCGCTTCTTCACCGCCGCGCTGAAGCCCCTCGGTGTCGTCGGACAGGCGGCTGACGGCGGAGCGGAGTTCTGGGAGGAGGAGTTGGACACCCCGTCCTTCGGTCTGTATCCCGCGGGCGATGCCACGGTGACTCGGGGCGCGCACATCGCATTCACCGCCCGCGACCGAGCCGCAGTCGACGCCTTCCACGCGGCCGCGCTGGCGGCTGGCGGCAAGTCCCGGCACGAACCCCGGCATTGGCCCGAGTATGGCGCCTACTGCGCGTTCGTGGATGACCCGGACGGCAACAACATCGAGGCGGTGTACAAGGAGCAGGCGTAG
- a CDS encoding FadR/GntR family transcriptional regulator has protein sequence MRQVGRTTLVDSAIRELREEISSGVWPVGTKIPSESQLAEMLGVSRLSVREAVRVLVHAGLLTTRQGDGTYVTATDESEVALKRRLDRAATMDIIDVRRGLDLVAARLAAERRTPEDLDALRETLERRTTAHQAIDLDAFADADLGFHLSIAAASHNPVLLDLYRGMSEAVRDTLLRDHCMERAVLSSDSSHQELYEAIEAGDAAGAVKIALAILDEQERDL, from the coding sequence ATGCGGCAAGTGGGCCGGACCACCCTCGTCGACTCCGCCATACGTGAGCTCCGCGAAGAGATCTCGAGCGGCGTCTGGCCGGTCGGCACAAAGATCCCCTCAGAGAGCCAGCTGGCCGAGATGCTGGGCGTGAGCAGGCTGTCAGTACGCGAGGCCGTCCGCGTTCTTGTCCACGCCGGCCTGCTCACCACACGTCAGGGCGACGGGACCTATGTCACCGCCACGGACGAGAGCGAGGTGGCGCTCAAGCGCCGCCTCGACCGCGCGGCGACGATGGACATCATCGACGTGCGGCGCGGCCTGGACCTCGTGGCGGCCCGATTGGCCGCCGAACGACGGACACCGGAGGACCTTGACGCGCTGAGGGAGACGCTGGAGCGGCGCACCACCGCCCACCAGGCCATAGATCTCGACGCGTTCGCCGACGCCGACCTCGGCTTCCACCTGTCCATCGCCGCGGCTTCGCACAACCCGGTGCTGCTGGACCTGTATCGCGGCATGAGCGAGGCGGTGCGCGACACGCTCCTCCGCGACCACTGCATGGAACGTGCCGTGCTCAGCTCCGACTCCTCCCACCAGGAACTGTACGAGGCGATCGAGGCCGGCGACGCGGCGGGCGCTGTCAAGATCGCGCTCGCCATTCTCGACGAGCAGGAGCGCGACCTCTGA
- a CDS encoding nuclear transport factor 2 family protein produces MTVVSDDAPSVVQAYYRVLTGGIENYGDGQELVPLLADDLDFEGPIAGRVVGAALFRQGVQGFIANVSKIDLIQEVNGPDGTAVLYDAHLPKGVVRLAEFFTIIDGVIQRLRLHYDPADYVAKGGG; encoded by the coding sequence ATGACCGTCGTCAGCGACGACGCGCCTTCCGTGGTCCAGGCGTACTACCGGGTCCTCACCGGTGGGATCGAGAACTACGGGGATGGCCAGGAGCTCGTGCCTCTGCTGGCTGATGACCTCGACTTCGAGGGGCCCATCGCTGGACGCGTCGTCGGGGCAGCCCTGTTCCGGCAGGGTGTCCAGGGTTTCATCGCCAACGTCAGCAAGATCGACCTGATCCAGGAGGTCAACGGTCCGGACGGCACGGCCGTTCTCTACGACGCCCACCTGCCCAAGGGTGTCGTCCGGCTCGCCGAGTTCTTCACGATCATCGACGGCGTGATCCAGCGGCTCCGACTCCACTACGACCCCGCCGACTACGTGGCCAAGGGCGGGGGCTGA
- a CDS encoding winged helix-turn-helix transcriptional regulator has product MRSYNQYCSMARALDLVGDRWVLLIVRELLTQGPCRFSALRRGLPGIASNLLADRLREMESAALIARHDEPPPVSATLISLTDRGRDLGGVVRELTRWGAPLMIDPPLDDEFRVHWLSLPLRHLCRDNSPDEPPVTVRVGDLHDGCDIIAAHGQVDVQPCSTARQPGATITAPPQVLVALFTGQLTLRTAETQGLVVDGSAAALQRLLPNRGHIDA; this is encoded by the coding sequence ATGCGTTCGTACAACCAGTACTGCTCGATGGCACGCGCCCTGGATCTGGTTGGTGACCGCTGGGTCCTGCTGATCGTCCGCGAACTCCTCACCCAAGGCCCCTGCCGCTTCTCCGCCCTGCGCCGCGGACTGCCCGGCATCGCCAGCAACCTGCTGGCCGATCGGCTGCGCGAGATGGAGTCGGCCGCACTGATCGCCCGGCACGATGAGCCGCCCCCGGTCTCCGCGACACTGATCAGCCTCACCGACCGCGGCCGCGACCTCGGCGGCGTCGTCCGCGAGCTGACCCGCTGGGGCGCACCCCTGATGATCGACCCGCCGCTTGACGACGAGTTCCGGGTGCACTGGCTCTCGCTGCCCCTGCGCCATCTGTGCCGCGACAACTCACCCGATGAGCCGCCTGTCACCGTGCGCGTCGGCGACCTGCACGACGGCTGCGACATCATCGCCGCACACGGCCAGGTCGACGTGCAGCCCTGTTCGACCGCACGGCAGCCCGGAGCGACGATCACGGCGCCGCCACAGGTGCTCGTCGCGCTCTTCACCGGACAGCTGACCCTGCGGACGGCCGAGACCCAGGGACTGGTCGTCGACGGCTCCGCGGCTGCACTGCAACGCCTTCTACCGAACAGAGGACACATCGATGCCTGA
- a CDS encoding amidohydrolase family protein, translating to MAQILFTDVRPHDVLVEDGRVVPLERRTEGCEVVEAGGLLALPAPVDAHVHPDKTTWGQPWLSRTPAQTLRDLIEGDVAARAGMAAPVAERAGALMDHAIARGTRAWRAHVDVAPVYGLSNVHGVREAARAREGLLDVQIVAFPQLGLLSMPGTAELMEQSLKEGADILGGLDPVGIDGDLHGHLDLLYGMAERHTVPLDIHLHDGGEQGVAQVLEIARRTKSSGVPTTISHAFCLADREDLAETLAEAEVALTTCALGADPVLPVGPLLGAGVLVGLGSDGVRDPWTPFGDGDMINRAHLLAYRTDARTDEELATCYEIAAHGGAVLLGLEPARLQPGDPADFILVRAESMAQAVVDRPIPQFVVRNGHVRERSY from the coding sequence ATGGCTCAGATTCTGTTCACCGATGTCCGCCCCCACGATGTCCTGGTCGAAGACGGCCGCGTCGTCCCCCTGGAACGCAGAACAGAAGGATGCGAGGTGGTGGAAGCGGGCGGACTGCTCGCCCTGCCCGCCCCGGTCGACGCGCACGTCCACCCCGACAAGACCACCTGGGGCCAGCCCTGGCTGAGCCGTACTCCGGCCCAGACACTGCGCGACCTGATCGAGGGTGATGTCGCGGCGCGGGCGGGGATGGCGGCGCCGGTGGCCGAGCGGGCCGGGGCGCTCATGGATCACGCGATCGCACGCGGTACGCGGGCGTGGCGGGCACACGTGGACGTCGCCCCGGTGTACGGGCTGAGCAACGTGCACGGCGTGCGGGAGGCGGCCCGGGCGCGTGAGGGCCTGCTGGACGTGCAGATCGTCGCCTTCCCCCAGCTCGGGCTGCTCTCGATGCCGGGTACGGCGGAGCTGATGGAGCAGTCGCTGAAGGAGGGCGCGGACATCCTCGGCGGGCTCGACCCCGTGGGCATCGACGGCGACCTGCACGGACACCTCGACCTGCTGTACGGCATGGCCGAGCGGCACACCGTACCGCTCGACATCCACCTGCACGACGGCGGTGAGCAAGGGGTCGCGCAGGTGCTGGAGATCGCTCGCAGGACGAAGTCCAGCGGTGTGCCGACCACGATCAGCCACGCCTTCTGCCTGGCCGACCGAGAGGACCTCGCCGAGACGCTGGCCGAGGCGGAGGTCGCGCTGACCACCTGCGCGCTCGGCGCGGACCCGGTCCTGCCCGTCGGTCCGCTGCTCGGAGCCGGCGTGCTGGTCGGCCTCGGATCCGACGGGGTGCGGGATCCGTGGACGCCGTTCGGCGACGGCGACATGATCAACCGCGCCCACCTGCTCGCCTACCGCACCGACGCCCGCACCGATGAGGAGCTGGCCACGTGCTACGAGATCGCGGCGCACGGAGGCGCCGTCCTGCTGGGCCTGGAGCCGGCGCGGCTCCAGCCCGGTGACCCCGCCGACTTCATCCTGGTCCGCGCCGAGTCCATGGCCCAAGCCGTCGTGGACAGGCCCATCCCCCAGTTCGTCGTCCGCAACGGACACGTTCGCGAAAGGTCCTATTGA
- a CDS encoding IS5 family transposase (programmed frameshift): MARLKPWEVSDELWAAIEPLLPKHQRRARWPGRKRLDDRLALQGILFVLHTGIAWEHLPQELGYGSGMTCWRRLNEWHKAEVWQRLHEVLLARLRAADAIDLSRASVDSSHVRALKGGPQTGPSPVDRGRTGSKHHLIVDATGIPLAAIPTGGNRNDVTQLVPLLQAVPPVRGKRGRPLRRPDVVLADRGYDHDKYRKQVRALGIRPIIARRGTEHGSGLGKHRWVVEQTFALLHHFRRLRIRWEIRDDIHEAFLSFGCALICWRRLSSLR; encoded by the exons TTGGCGCGGCTGAAGCCGTGGGAGGTCAGCGACGAGCTGTGGGCGGCTATTGAACCGCTGCTGCCCAAACACCAGCGGCGAGCCCGCTGGCCAGGACGAAAGCGATTGGATGACCGCCTGGCGCTGCAGGGCATCTTGTTCGTGCTGCACACCGGCATCGCCTGGGAGCATCTGCCGCAGGAACTCGGGTACGGCTCGGGCATGACGTGCTGGCGGCGGCTGAACGAGTGGCACAAGGCCGAGGTCTGGCAGCGCCTGCACGAGGTGCTCCTGGCCAGGCTCCGAGCGGCCGATGCCATCGACCTCTCCCGGGCCTCGGTGGACTCCTCTCACGTCAGAGCGCTAAAAGGGGGGC CGCAGACCGGTCCGTCCCCGGTCGATCGAGGACGGACCGGCAGCAAGCACCACCTGATCGTCGACGCCACCGGCATCCCCTTGGCGGCGATCCCGACCGGCGGTAACCGCAACGATGTCACCCAGCTCGTCCCGCTGTTGCAGGCCGTTCCACCGGTGCGTGGCAAGCGCGGCCGGCCCCTCCGGCGCCCCGACGTCGTCCTGGCCGATCGCGGCTACGACCACGACAAGTACCGCAAGCAGGTCCGCGCCCTCGGCATACGCCCGATCATCGCCCGACGCGGCACCGAGCATGGCTCCGGCCTGGGCAAACACCGCTGGGTCGTCGAGCAGACCTTCGCCCTGCTGCACCACTTCCGCCGCCTGCGCATCCGCTGGGAGATTCGCGACGACATCCACGAGGCCTTCCTCAGCTTCGGTTGCGCCCTGATCTGCTGGCGCCGTCTTAGCTCATTGCGTTAG